In Pan troglodytes isolate AG18354 chromosome 5, NHGRI_mPanTro3-v2.0_pri, whole genome shotgun sequence, the sequence GTGCCACGCTGCCCTTTTAGGGTGAATGTGCCATGCTCCCTGTCACCACAGGGCCTCTGCATATactgtcccctctgcctggaaaggGCATTCCCATCCTTCAGCTTATTAACGCCTGCTGTAATTTCAGATCTCAGTCAGTCTTCACTTCCTTGGCTAAAAGCCTTGCATGATCTCCCTGAATAGGTTGATCCCCCTGTTGAGCTTTTTTGTGTAGCATCAATTATACCTGAAGTACACATTGtaccttgtttttctttgtgtgatTGTTTAAAGTCTGTCCCATCAGACCTGAAGCATTGTAAAAGGGCAGAGACAGTTACGATTACCTTTGTATTCTCCAGCTCCTAGCACAGCGCTTGACATGTAGTAGGTGCTTTGACAGATACCCAGTGGGAATTGCGTGCAGGGTAGAAGAAATAGCGTCTGCAGGGCGTGAGAAACAACAGCATTTTGGAGAAAACTAACACATTGATGGCTAAAGTGTGGGTTTTGCAGAAGACAAGTGGTAAGAGATGAGGCTGGAAGGGCAGGCAGGGACCAGGCTGTGAAGGGCCCTACTTGGCCAGTATTGGTATTTGGACCCATAGGATGTGGGCAGCTAGTAATCTCCCCTACTTGGGGAAGGAGGAATAAGCATAGGATGAGGCGTGAGCCTTGAGAGATTGGTGGGGCTTGGTCTACTTCTGATTCCCCTGAGTAGAAGACTAATGAGTTTTGACCCTTCTTTGTATCTTTTTCAGCCGCTACATCTGTTACTTTTGTTGGTGTTATGGGAATGAGATCCTACTACTATGGAAAATTCATGCCTGTAGGTTTAATTGCAGGTGCCAGGTACTTTCATTCTATTACTCTTCTTTACCATGTAGAGTTCAGTTTATTGCCCAGAATACTTTATGCATTCAAAACCTTACTTGTTTCAGAATATCTGATGCTATGCATCAACTGACGTTTGATTTATACACTAATAGGAGATGCTTCAAAAACAATAGTTGATTTAATGTCAAATGACATGAGTATATCCATTCACTGTGGAGATGGCTTTGTTCTCTGGTCCTAGCTCCTTCCTATATGGTGGCAGAAGTTTTAGTGCAAAGCTATGACTGCGCAGCCTTTTGTGTGATTTGCAGAGGATGTGTGGgggtcccatatttcttagatgTGTAGGTGTCTTTTATAGAAAATTTTGCTAAAAGGAAATTTTGATTGAatcctgttttctcattttgattATAATACCTAAACCaaattgtggtttttaaaaaatgtagttgtaggccaggcacggtggctcacacctgtaatccaagcacagtgggaggccatggcgggcatatcacttgaggtcaggagtttgagaccagcctggccaacatggtgaaactcctctctatgaaaaatacaaaaattaggtgggtgcggtggtgcacgcctgtaatcccagctactcggaaggtcgaggcaggagactcgcttgaactggggaggcggaggttgcagtaagttgaaatcgtgccgctgcactgcagcctgggcaacaatgagtgagagtccgtctcaaaaaaaaaaaaaagttcacttgTTAAGTATGATAAAGACATCCTGAAGGcaggggaatttttaaaaacctgttttcaAGAAAGATTACATACTCTACTCTGATCATAGTCGTGATGCTGCCAGTATAATATTTTATACCTGAAGCAAAAGAGTCAATATGGAGCAAGGTCTAGAACAGTAAAC encodes:
- the TMEM14B gene encoding transmembrane protein 14B isoform X1 — protein: MEKPLFPLVPLHWFGFGYTALVVSGGIVGYVKAGSVPSLAAGLLFGSLAGLGAYQLYQDPRNVWGFLAATSVTFVGVMGMRSYYYGKFMPVGLIAGARYFHSITLLYHVEFSLLPRILYAFKTLLVSEYLMLCIN